In the Malania oleifera isolate guangnan ecotype guangnan chromosome 1, ASM2987363v1, whole genome shotgun sequence genome, one interval contains:
- the LOC131162448 gene encoding small RNA degrading nuclease 1 isoform X1, with the protein MEKINTANKQVLVEIVKMAQKRAMKGSKGSWKEFLNYHDRKFGACLSDPLRRSVDDLVAFLKTFTVEDDLKYFAKVMQWHSNREAVEQFKKQSPVDESSEQRLVRLTIEHPNYPVYYLFPSHEEEWMVTNLNKKSKARRSTEMVAIDCEMVLCEDGSEALVRVCVVDRNLQVKLHEFVKPNKGVADYRTKITGVTAKDLDGVTCSLVDIQKSMKKILSHGTILVGHSLNNDLQALRIDHAKVIDTSLIFKYWDQPLSRRPSLYDLCKSVLGYEVRKKDAPHNCLDDARAAMRLALAKIERGFDNDIPLVHEDVGLEAETEMAKLLLHRIPVTVPIEELHDIIPGNYTIELQSNKKAKGEKYSAFAIFKNPEEAHQSFENVVSDQNKDSSGRPQKYILFQLSTGVTARLCVRRMTCGPLRDVPSKKRLSQVEEPTGESKKLKTGQCIEDSTEMNADSNLCNDHEEEIERLKQQLKQRDHEINSLHKIIAALTRKQGL; encoded by the exons ATGGAGAAAATCAACACCGCAAACAAACAG GTTCTTGTCGAAATAGTGAAGATGGCACAAAAACGAGCAATGAAGGGTTCTAAAGGAAGCTGGAAGGAGTTCTTAAATTACCACGATAGGAAGTTTGGGGCTTGTTTAAGTGACCCGTTGAGAAGATCTGTGGATGACTTGGTCGCTTTTTTGAAAACCTTTACCGTAGAGGATGATTTGAAG TATTTTGCGAAAGTAATGCAATGGCATTCAAACCGTGAGGCTGTTGAGCAATTCAAGAAGCAATCTCCGGTTGATGAATCCTCTGAGCAG AGGCTGGTCCGTCTGACTATTGAACACCCAAATTACCCCGTATATTATTTGTTCCCATCTCATGAAGAG GAATGGATGGTAACAAATCTCAACAAAAAATCAAAGGCAAGGAGATCAACTGAAATGGTTGCTATTGATTGTGAGATGGTTCTCTGCGAAGATGGCAGTGAAGCTTTGGTGAGGGTGTGTGTTGTGGATCGCAATCTGCAG GTCAAACTTCATGAATTTGTGAAGCCCAACAAAGGAGTGGCTGATTATAGAACGAAGATCACTGGTGTTACTGCAAAAGATTTGGATGGAGTCACTTGTTCTTTAGTAGATATACAG AAATCTATGAAGAAGATATTGTCACATGGAACTATTTTGGTTGGCCATAGTTTGAATAATGATCTTCAAG CGTTAAGGATTGATCATGCAAAAGTTATTGATACTTCTCTTATCTTCAAATACTGGGATCAACCTCTTTCTAGAAGACCTTCATTGTATGATCTGTGCAAG TCTGTATTGGGATATGAAGTTCGGAAGAAGGATGCTCCACACAATTGTTTGGATGATGCTCGCGCTGCAATGAGACTTGCTCTTGCCAAGATAGAGCGTGGATTTGATAATGACATTCCCTTGGTTCATGAGGATGTAGGTTTG GAGGCTGAGACCGAAATGGCAAAGCTTCTTTTGCACAGAATCCCTGTCACTGTGCCTATTGAAGAATTACATGATATAATTCCTGGGAACTACACAATTGAATTGCAG TCAAATAAAAAAGCGAAGGGAGAAAAATATTCTGCTTTTGCTATCTTTAAAAATCCAGAAGAGGCACATCAATCATTCGAAAATGTTGTTAGTGACCAAAACAAG GACTCGTCTGGACGGCCTCAGAAATACATCTTATTCCAACTTAGCACAGGAGTGACTGCCCGGTTATGTGTTCGCAGAATGACATGTGGCCCCCTCCGTGATGTTCCATCAAAGAAGAGATTATCCCAAGTTGAGGAGCCCACGGGTGAGTCAAAGAAGTTAAAGACAGGCCAATGCATTGAAGATTCAACGGAGATGAATGCAGACTCGAATTTATGTAATGATCACGAGGAAGAGATTGAAAGATTGAAGCAACAACTCAAGCAAAGGGATCATGAAATAAATAGCTTGCACAAGATCATTGCAGCCCTTACAAGGAAACAAGGTCTCTAA
- the LOC131162448 gene encoding small RNA degrading nuclease 1 isoform X2 produces the protein MEKINTANKQVLVEIVKMAQKRAMKGSKGSWKEFLNYHDRKFGACLSDPLRRSVDDLVAFLKTFTVEDDLKYFAKVMQWHSNREAVEQFKKQSPVDESSEQRLVRLTIEHPNYPVYYLFPSHEEEWMVTNLNKKSKARRSTEMVAIDCEMVLCEDGSEALVRVCVVDRNLQVKLHEFVKPNKGVADYRTKITGVTAKDLDGVTCSLVDIQKSMKKILSHGTILVGHSLNNDLQALRIDHAKVIDTSLIFKYWDQPLSRRPSLYDLCKSVLGYEVRKKDAPHNCLDDARAAMRLALAKIERGFDNDIPLVHEDEAETEMAKLLLHRIPVTVPIEELHDIIPGNYTIELQSNKKAKGEKYSAFAIFKNPEEAHQSFENVVSDQNKDSSGRPQKYILFQLSTGVTARLCVRRMTCGPLRDVPSKKRLSQVEEPTGESKKLKTGQCIEDSTEMNADSNLCNDHEEEIERLKQQLKQRDHEINSLHKIIAALTRKQGL, from the exons ATGGAGAAAATCAACACCGCAAACAAACAG GTTCTTGTCGAAATAGTGAAGATGGCACAAAAACGAGCAATGAAGGGTTCTAAAGGAAGCTGGAAGGAGTTCTTAAATTACCACGATAGGAAGTTTGGGGCTTGTTTAAGTGACCCGTTGAGAAGATCTGTGGATGACTTGGTCGCTTTTTTGAAAACCTTTACCGTAGAGGATGATTTGAAG TATTTTGCGAAAGTAATGCAATGGCATTCAAACCGTGAGGCTGTTGAGCAATTCAAGAAGCAATCTCCGGTTGATGAATCCTCTGAGCAG AGGCTGGTCCGTCTGACTATTGAACACCCAAATTACCCCGTATATTATTTGTTCCCATCTCATGAAGAG GAATGGATGGTAACAAATCTCAACAAAAAATCAAAGGCAAGGAGATCAACTGAAATGGTTGCTATTGATTGTGAGATGGTTCTCTGCGAAGATGGCAGTGAAGCTTTGGTGAGGGTGTGTGTTGTGGATCGCAATCTGCAG GTCAAACTTCATGAATTTGTGAAGCCCAACAAAGGAGTGGCTGATTATAGAACGAAGATCACTGGTGTTACTGCAAAAGATTTGGATGGAGTCACTTGTTCTTTAGTAGATATACAG AAATCTATGAAGAAGATATTGTCACATGGAACTATTTTGGTTGGCCATAGTTTGAATAATGATCTTCAAG CGTTAAGGATTGATCATGCAAAAGTTATTGATACTTCTCTTATCTTCAAATACTGGGATCAACCTCTTTCTAGAAGACCTTCATTGTATGATCTGTGCAAG TCTGTATTGGGATATGAAGTTCGGAAGAAGGATGCTCCACACAATTGTTTGGATGATGCTCGCGCTGCAATGAGACTTGCTCTTGCCAAGATAGAGCGTGGATTTGATAATGACATTCCCTTGGTTCATGAGGAT GAGGCTGAGACCGAAATGGCAAAGCTTCTTTTGCACAGAATCCCTGTCACTGTGCCTATTGAAGAATTACATGATATAATTCCTGGGAACTACACAATTGAATTGCAG TCAAATAAAAAAGCGAAGGGAGAAAAATATTCTGCTTTTGCTATCTTTAAAAATCCAGAAGAGGCACATCAATCATTCGAAAATGTTGTTAGTGACCAAAACAAG GACTCGTCTGGACGGCCTCAGAAATACATCTTATTCCAACTTAGCACAGGAGTGACTGCCCGGTTATGTGTTCGCAGAATGACATGTGGCCCCCTCCGTGATGTTCCATCAAAGAAGAGATTATCCCAAGTTGAGGAGCCCACGGGTGAGTCAAAGAAGTTAAAGACAGGCCAATGCATTGAAGATTCAACGGAGATGAATGCAGACTCGAATTTATGTAATGATCACGAGGAAGAGATTGAAAGATTGAAGCAACAACTCAAGCAAAGGGATCATGAAATAAATAGCTTGCACAAGATCATTGCAGCCCTTACAAGGAAACAAGGTCTCTAA